The proteins below come from a single Miscanthus floridulus cultivar M001 chromosome 1, ASM1932011v1, whole genome shotgun sequence genomic window:
- the LOC136503272 gene encoding peroxidase A2-like, whose product MAPRGSMTCRSLQLAVLMSAAVALGFGVRAGAAQLCSEYYDQTCPDVHRVVRRVLKKAHEADVRIYASLTRLHFHDCFAQGCDGSILLDNSSSIVSEKFATPNNNSARGFPVVDAVKAALEEACPGVVSCADILAIAAKISVELSGGPRWRVPLGRRDGTTANITAANNLPSPFDNLTTLQQKFGAVGLGNTDLVALSGAHTFGRVQCQFVTARLYNFSGTNRPDPTLDRGYRAFLSLRCPRGGNASALNDLDPTTPDTFDNNYYTNIEARRGTLQSDQELLSTPGAPTAPIVGRFASSQKEFFKSFSRSMINMGNIQVLTGSQGEIRKNCRVVNGS is encoded by the exons atggCGCCCCGTGGCAGCATGACTTGTCGTAGTCTTCAGCTCGCCGTCCTCATGTCGGCCGCCGTCGCGCTCGGGTTCGGCGTCCGGGCCGGCGCGGCGCAGCTGTGCAGCGAGTACTACGACCAGACGTGCCCCGACGTGCACAGGGTCGTGCGGCGGGTGCTGAAGAAGGCGCACGAGGCCGACGTCCGCATCTACGCCAGCCTCACCCGCCTCCACTTCCATGACTGCTTCGCGCAA GGCTGCGACGGGTCCATCCTGCTGGACAACAGCTCGAGCATCGTGTCGGAGAAGTTCGCGACGCCCAACAACAACTCGGCGCGCGGGTTCCCCGTGGTCGACGCCGTCAAGGCGGCGCTGGAGGAGGCCTGCCCAGGCGTCGTCTCCTGCGCTGACATACTGGCCATCGCCGCCAAGATCTCGGTCGAACTG TCCGGCGGGCCACGGTGGCGCGTTCCTCTCGGCCGGCGCGACGGCACCACCGCCAACATCACCGCCGCCAACAACCTCCCGAGCCCCTTCGACAACCTCACCACGCTCCAGCAGAAGTTCGGCGCCGTCGGCCTCGGCAACACCGACCTCGTCGCCCTCTCAG GGGCGCACACGTTCGGGCGCGTGCAGTGCCAGTTCGTGACGGCGCGGCTGTACAACTTCAGCGGCACGAACCGGCCGGACCCGACGCTAGACAGGGGGTACCGGGCGTTCCTCTCGCTGCGGTGCCCGAGGGGCGGCAATGCGTCGGCGCTCAACGACCTCGACCCGACCACGCCGGACACCTTCGACAACAACTACTACACCAACATCGAGGCGCGCCGCGGGACGCTGCAGTCCGACCAGGAGCTGCTGTCGACGCCCGGCGCGCCCACGGCGCCGATCGTCGGCCGGTTCGCCAGCAGCCAGAAGGAGTTCTTCAAGAGCTTCTCCAGGTCCATGATCAACATGGGGAACATCCAGGTGCTGACGGGGAGCCAGGGTGAGATCAGGAAGAACTGCAGAGTGGTCAACGGAAGCTAG